The genomic segment GTGGATCATAACCGGTACTTTACGCTCTCCATCTTCGGCAACATAAGTTGAACCGAGACGCCCTGGCATTGAAAAGTCCAACTGAACCGTTCCGCACTGCCATGCTCTGTCTAAGCAGTCATGCAAAGTAAATTCGATCTTCGGGCCATAGAACGCCCCTTCACCTGGCAGGTATTGAAAATCAATCCCTTTTGAGGTCAATGCTTCGGCTAATTCTTTTTCTGCTTTATCCCATACTTCGTCACTGCCCACGCGTTTTTCAGGGCGAGTTGAGAGTTTTACAGAAATATTTTCAAAACCGAATATCTTGTAGATTTCGTATACTGAATCAATACACCCGCCGACTTCGGCCAAGATTTGATCTTCAGTACAGAATATATGCGCATCATCTTGAGTAAATCCGCGCACACGCATCAAACCGTGTAATGCACCTGATGGCTCGTTTCGGTGACAACAGCCAAACTCGGCCATACGCAGCGGCAAATCACGGTATGACTTAAGACCTTGGTTGAAAATTTGAACATGACCCGGGCAATTCATAGGCTTGACAGCATATTCACGTTTCTCTGATGTGGTAGTGAACATGTTTTCGGCGTATTTATCCCAATGCCCTGACTTCTCCCATAAGGAACGGTCCATCATTAGTGGGGCTTTGACTTCATCGTATTCGTATTCACGTAATTTGCTGCGCACAAACTTTTCAAGTTCGGTGTATATGCTCCAGCCATCATTGTGCCAAAACACCATGCCAGGTGCTTCTTCTTGCCAATGGAACAAATCAAGCGCTTTACCAATTTTACGATGGTCACGCTTTTCTGCTTCTTCTAACCGATTTAAGTAAGCTTTAAGTTGTTTCTTATCAGCCCAAGCGGTGCCATAAATACGCTGCAACATTTTGTTGTCGCTGTCACCACGCCAATAAGCGCCCGCGACCTTCATTAATTTAAAGTGTTGGCAGAAACGCATATTAGGTACGTGAGGCCCGCGGCACATGTCCACGTATTCTTCGTGATGATACAAACCAGGCGTTGCGTCTTTAGGGATGTTC from the Paraglaciecola mesophila genome contains:
- the thrS gene encoding threonine--tRNA ligase, giving the protein MPIITLPDGSQRQFDNAVSVLDVANDIGPGLAKATIAGKVDGVRVDACDLIEKDAQLQIITAKDEDGLEIIRHSCAHLIGHAIKQLWPDVKMAIGPTIDNGFYYDIDMEHSLNDEDLVKLEKRMLELAKTNYNVVKKVVSWQEARDTFAERGEEYKIQILDENIPKDATPGLYHHEEYVDMCRGPHVPNMRFCQHFKLMKVAGAYWRGDSDNKMLQRIYGTAWADKKQLKAYLNRLEEAEKRDHRKIGKALDLFHWQEEAPGMVFWHNDGWSIYTELEKFVRSKLREYEYDEVKAPLMMDRSLWEKSGHWDKYAENMFTTTSEKREYAVKPMNCPGHVQIFNQGLKSYRDLPLRMAEFGCCHRNEPSGALHGLMRVRGFTQDDAHIFCTEDQILAEVGGCIDSVYEIYKIFGFENISVKLSTRPEKRVGSDEVWDKAEKELAEALTSKGIDFQYLPGEGAFYGPKIEFTLHDCLDRAWQCGTVQLDFSMPGRLGSTYVAEDGERKVPVMIHRAILGSLERFIGILIEEYSGFFPLWLAPTQAVVMNITDNQSEYAQKVVKKLKEIGIRAKSDLRNEKIGFKIREHTLRRVPYLLVVGDKEIEAGEIAVRSRKGDDLGKMSVDAFIELACEQIKSKQIQ